The Plasmodium reichenowi strain SY57 chromosome Unknown, whole genome shotgun sequence genomic sequence AAATATAGAAGAAGCAGTTACTGACGTTCAACAAGATTCAGAAGTAAGTCTACCAGTTGAAATCCTAGATCCATTATATTACGATATATTAGGTGTTGGTGTTAATGCTGATATGAAAGAAATTACtgaaaattattttaagTTAGCTGAAAAGTATTATCCATATCAAACAAAAGGTGAACCTATTTTCCACAACTTTAGAAAAATCAACGAAGC encodes the following:
- a CDS encoding ring-infected erythrocyte surface antigen, putative, which translates into the protein NIEEAVTDVQQDSEVSLPVEILDPLYYDILGVGVNADMKEITENYFKLAEKYYPYQTKGEPIFHNFRKINEAYQVLGDIDVKKWYNEYGYAGIKKVNFI